The DNA window CAAACTAAACTAGGCCAGACCGGACCATTGAGATGGTAAATATCGTTTACCCTGAATAAGTATTATGGTAAATTCTTTTGAGAAAGAtcttattacaaaaatatagcCACGGATTTTATAGTGATGGCTGATGGTTTTCCTAAATGGATTTATTGATACAATTTggatttttagtaaatatttactatataaattatatattgttttctttctaaatttctaaattatattttattttccatgAGAGTCAATGATTCTGTACAGTAGATATGAAGTtgacataataataaataaataatatattctttgATGAAATACTACATACAAAATGGGATGTTGGATGCAATCATTTGGGTTGTATTGTGCCTTTCACAAATCTGGAACATAAGCCATCCACACCATAtccatattaattattaatattattattattatatagatcTTTCTAGTTAAAGAATTTGAACactctttataataatatataatttattcccATCTATCTTTTTTATGAAATGAGATATGCCCCTTAAGTTCAGGCACATTGAATGAAAATATCACATCAGATTATAAATGTGACAATAGCTACATATGTAATCATCTGcataataatttgaaatcacCCCGCAAAAATCGAATTAAAATTGTTTCGTTTAAGACAGTTTTTCTCTGAAATTGAACTAGGATAAAcgaaaatgatatttgtgtctctCGCCTTAATCTCACCATGATTCTGTCCCGaacaatataaacataattaaatatattaaatcaccaatatatttatttatttattatattttataagagtaaaaaatttattttttataaaaatataaaatttcaatatattattatatatatattatattaaaaaaatcagtttatataattttattatattttttaagtattttattaacGGTGTCTGTGGAAATTTCTCAAAATTGAACGAAATCGAACAGTGCAAGggtattaaaaaatttcacGAAATAAAAACGGGACGCGGAATCACCCTTGTCATTTCTATATTAATGTTtctttactatatatatataccttttgttcttacaatttaattataaaccaaattaattatataaatggtgtaattaattatgatatgaTGGTAGAAAGCCTTTATGATGAAAGTAACTTGAAAGAATGGATTCTTATATCCAATAGTGAAGTGTATGGCCCATTTTTAATTTGCTATCTTCAATATTGAGAGAGACATTACAACAACTTCTCTCTTCTAGTTTTAGACCAATGCAATCAAAGCATTGACACCCACATCTCACATGTTTAGTGGGTGGAAATTCATACAATTAATGTCAAATTGGACCAAAAACCCTAATAACTCCTTTGAAAATGACATAGGATGATGATATGCAATTATATTTGGAACAATTAtcatggaggaggaggaagataATGTATAAAGAAGGGTGTAGAAGAATCTCCCAAAGTTGACAAGTTTTTTCCAACCTTTTTCACTTTATTCTTTTTCTAGGTTATTTAAATGAGGTAAATTGTCTTTGATTTGAGTGATTGTTGGAATCTTTCAATTTTCTCTATTTACAAATAGTTAAACGTGACATATCtagtatataatttattagaaatttaAGGATAATTTACAATTTGAAACAAGGGATAGAAATAGCGAGCTCGGTTGGACGAGCTAATGAGTTTATATCCCAATTAATTTTTGGTAGACTATTTTGTTCGACATAAACTGTTGGACGTTCAGCAGTGATCGTGGACGACTGATACATTTACTCCACAAcgttaatatttaaataatccaaaaaattaaacatcactCCACTCTTCTCTTATccatcaaatcaatcaattcattaactaatatactaaaataccctctattttaaaaaattattttttattatatatatatatatatatatatatatatatatatatatatatatatatatatatatatatatatataccctttaagtttttttttatcaaaaaacaCATCtcaactttctcaaaatcatcaccaatcatcattttctctctctaaattattttaatatcctATACCGAACTAGGCCTAAGTTAACTCTAAAAAGTATCTCCAAAACAAACAAGAATCATAAatataactagcatttagcctgtgcatttgcacgagtaataatataaaaaacagtgaaaaaaattacggataacatttttaattttatttttaaccgttttaaatttatggatgggtcaacccataatccgacccaagtatccatttactcaacatcattatatattagttagttaaaaagttgaacttatattaatattaaaacgtcccgcgtttatcaaatttggtgttgaatttaaaatataaagtctttgtagcttagttggttaaaaaattgtaattgttttgttaggttgcaagttcaaaacatacttctagcatttttaattttatttttaaccgttttaaatttaaaaacgggtcaacccacaatccgacccaagtatccaaattaaccacaactctcgacccggcaatccggacactttaaaaattaagcatcattatatatactagcatttttcccgtgcatttgcacgagtattaatataaaaatcgggaaaaaaattacggataacattttttattttatttttaaccgttttaagtttatgggtgggtcaacccataatccgactcaagtatccatatactcaacacctatatagattagttagtaaagaagttgaacttatattaatattaaaacgtcccgcgtttatcaaatttggtgttgaatttaaaatataaagtctttgtagcctaggtggttaaagagttgtacttgttttgttaggttgtaattttatttttaaccgttttaaatttaaaaacgggtcaacccacaatccgacccaagtatccaaattaaccacagctctcgacccgccaatccggacactttaaaaattaagcatcattatatatatatagattagttagttaaaaagttgaacttatattaatattaaaatgtcctgCGTTTATCagatttggtgttgaatttaaaatataaagtctttgtagcctagttggttaaagagttgtatttgttttgttaggttgcaagttcgaaacatatctctagcatttttaattttatttttaactgttttaaatttaaaaacgggtcaacccacaatccgacccaagtatccaaattaaccacagctctcgacccgccaatccgaacactttaaaaattaagcatcattatatatatatagattagttagttaaaaagttgaacttatattaatattaaaacgtcccgcgtttatcagatttggtgttgaatttaaaatataaagtctttgtagcctagttggttaaagagttgtatttattttgttaggttgtaagttcgaaacataactctagcatttttaattttatttttaaccgttttaaatttaaaaacgggtcaacccacaatccgacccaagtatccaaattaaccacagctctcgacccgccaatccggacactttaaaaattaagcatcattatatatatagattagttagttaaaaagttgaacttatattaatattaaaacgtcccgcatttatcagatttggtgttgaatttaaaatataaagtctttgtagcctagttggttaaagagttgtacttgttttgttagtttgcaagttcgaaacataactctagcatttttaattttatttttaaccgttttaaatttaaaaacgggtcaacccacaatccgacccaagtatccaaattaaccacagctctcgacccgccaatccggacactttaaaaattaagcatcattatatatatatagattagttagttaaaaagttgaacttatattaatattaaaacgtcccgcgtttatcaaatttggtgttgaatttaaaatataaagtctttgtagtctagttggttaaagagttgtacttgtcttgttaggttgcaagttcgaaacatacctatagcatttttaattttatttttaaccgttttaaatttaaaaacgggtcaacccacaatccgacccaagtatccaaattaaccacagttctcgacccgccaatccggacactttaaaaattaagcatcattatatatatatatatatatatagattagttagttaaaaagttgaacttatattaatattaaaacgtccagcgtttatcaaatttggtgttgaatttaaaatataaagtctttgtagcctagttggttaaagaattgtatttgttttgttaggttgtaagttcgaaacatacctctagcatttttaattttatttttaaccgttttaaatttaaaaacgggtcaacccacaatccgacccaagtatccaaattaaccacagctctcgacccgctaatccggacactttaaaaattaagcatcattatatatgtatagatatagattagttagttaaaaagttgaacttatatttatattaaaacgtcccgcgtttatcaaatttggtgttgaatttataatataaagtatttgtagcctagttggttaaagagttgtacttgttttgataagttgtaagttcgaaacatacctctagcatttttaattttatttttaaccgttttaaatttaaaaacgggtcaacccacaatccgacccaagtatccaaattaaccacagctctcgacccggcaatccggacactttaaaaattaagcatcattatatatatatatattatatatatataaattagttagttaaaaagttgaacttatattaatattaaaatgtcccgcgtttatcaaatttggtgttgaatttaaaatataaagtctttgtagcctagctggttaaagagttgtacttgttttgataggttgcaagttcgaaacatacctctagcatttttaattttatttttaaccgttttaaatttaaaaacgggtcaacccacaattcgacccaagtatccaaattaaccacagctctcgacccggcaatccggacactttaaaaattaagcatcattatatatatatatatatatatatatatatatatatatatatatatagattacaaatttcataaaatattattgtattaattgattcctcatttttttatttagtgagttgagataaagttaaattaataaaagagtcGGGGACTGAAAATCCGTaatcttgtttattttaataaagtctTATTATCATAATGATGTAATAGATTTGTATCTGAGCAATACTCAGATAATATTTGGGTTAAACtggttaaatataaatatagtcgAGATAAGTTTGgttgattcaacaaaaaaaattatagaccAGTGGAATGCTACATTTAGGGGCATATTTATACCATGTGGAAGGTTTATCGggaacatttaatttttattgtgggTGATTGAAGTTCGATTAGTTTTGGGGACGACACTTGGTGTGGTGGTAAATATTTGGCAAAGGTTTTTCCCGAGTTtgtttctatttctatttgtagagattCATCAGTCAAATATATGTTTGACATTCAGTTTAGTAATTTTGCTAATCGTATCAGATATAGAAAGAGATTGAATAGTGAAGAAAACATGTCCAATGATAGACTTTTGttcattgttaaaaataaaaggttaaacccGTCTTCTTGTGATTCTATGTGGTGACATGATCTGAATAACTTTCATGTGAGATATTGTTACACTTTGTTCAATAAATTAGCTCGATTGATCTTTGTTAGGAAAATTTATAAGAGTCTAAAATACCTACCAAGATTTCCTTTTTCAGTTGAAGTGTTATTCACGGCGAAATTCTCACTAAtgataaatgtataaaaaaaatgcatgATTAATGTGAGTCGTTGTCATATATGTTACAAAAATGTTGAAACAACTTCTCATCTATTTTTACATTGTCACGTTGTTACAAATATATTGAGTGTTTTGTGAAATTTGATTGGAATACAATGAGTTAGACCGGAAACTGTTAGTAGCTATTGAGAGACATGAATTGAGGCGACTAAAAAGAGAGATTTAGAAAATGAGTCTCTATTCCTATAATTTTCTAGTGGATTATCTGGTTGAAAAAAATCGAAGAACTTTTAACAACGAAAGTAAGCCGTTAAAATTATGCATAATGCCATTAGATTAGACGATATCGAAGATTAGATTCAGAAAACCTGTAAAGATCTTATTActcttcttaaaaaaaaattgagttaattaattattttaatggatTCAATTTTTACCTAAccgataatttttattaatgaataatttaaaaataaaaaacatataaggAAGGCGGTGCTGGATTTGGGTTGGTTATCCACGTGGAATATTCTTAGCCACTATTACACAGACGAAACTGTAACACGTCTATGGCAGGCAAATATACAACACCGAATTCTtcctccttctctctctccTCCTCCATTGATCCTTTAGCTCGGAGATACCTCGCAGACTCACTTCAGAAACTATATATATTGGATGCGCTGAAGCTGCTCCTCTATCAATGGATAAACTTCACTTCAACTTGTTTCCACTACTTGGACACTAATAACGTAtgttcttcttctcttcttctttttcaactcGTTAACCTAATTTCTATCTATGTTTTCATCCTAATTTGTTGATTTTCATCAAAATTTACTCGAATATAGTATATCTGTGTTTGAAGCAGTTTCAATCAGTCTTTAACTTAAGGTTTGTGGCTTAGCTTTGTCATCGCGAATGAAGAATTACTTTACACTATTACAAGTTAGCAGCTCTAGTGTTCAATTACCATTTTGGAGATGTTCAGAGTCTGATCtcgattttgattttattaacctttaattaactaatttgtCACGTCACATCATTACTTGCTTACACttgattcaattaattgaatcgATAGATACGATATCCATGAAGCGTATGCTGTTTCATGTTTTGATGCTTCAGGaataaatcattaatagttTCTTTCTATCTATGATTACGAGATCGATATGATTATAACAGAGTTGAAATTTGGATATCGTTAGATTTGTTTCTACAGTTTGGCTCTTCTGCTAAATCTCAATCATTGAATCGAATGTATCTCATTGAACCGACTCTCTTTGTTCCATCCTGGTGTTCAATGTTTTCATTCATTGAAGCACTTGAGAATGTCTTCATCTGAAAATTATTACCAATTTTAGTGGTTTGGGAAGTTCAAATATAACCTAGTTTTTCCATCGCCTGTCTCTCCATATATTTACTCTTTCGCGTGTTAATCGGGTGCTTATGTGTGGCCTctctttttttctataaattcaCATGGAAACAGTCTTCTTCTGTCAAGTGTAGCCTATGACCTTTCTTCTGATAGAACAAGCTATAGGATTGAATGCTTATGGAtggatttaaaattaattttcaggACACTTTGTATCGAAAAAACTGATGTCCAGCTGATCATGAATGGGCGAGAATGATTTGCAACCATTAACTGACTTAGAACTTGCTTTGGGAGCTTCTAATCAGCGCATTCGGACTGGATCGAGGATCGAGTCTGGTGCAGGTGTAAATGCAGCAGCTTCAAGGTTAAACATGACATTTGTAGCATCTGATCCCTTATCTGAGATAGTGTGGTCTCCTCATAAAGGTTTGAGTCTCAAGTACACTGATTCTAGATTTTCTGATCAGAGACCCCATAACTTCTGGGATGTGGGGCCGAGCAACATGATTCTTTCCCCATCACAAAGAAATTCACAAAGAAATTCACCGAGTAGAACTACTTATATGAATCCTATCATTGAGGAAAACATTACTATTTCTCAAACCAGAGAGCAAACACGATTTGCAAAGTCGCATGGAGGCAGTACAAGCATGAATCCAGCAACTGATCCTAGTTGCAGCCCTCAATGTGGTAACTCACCTTCTTATTGAAAATAAACTTACAAATTGTGTTCTTGCTTGTGTAATCCGTGAATGTatatttctttcctttttctaatatataaaatttcacctttttgagaaaaaaagaaaaaggaaagtgAACTTGCAAATTGCCAgtaaatgtttgaaattgttgTCTGCCTATTCtccaataatattttgtaatcttAGGAATTGGTGGCTTTTTCTAGCAGGTAGAGAATATGGAAGGGAAGTTGGCTTAAAGTTATGCTCGACCAGTGAGCCCCGGCAAGAGTTGTTATCAAATAGTACGTCTTTATCTGGAAAAGACAAAGCCAATCCAGAAAACAGCACTCCTATGGTTAACCAGGAATTCACTGCCGAAAGTGGTTTATGGACTCTGAAGGACAAAATTGATTCAGGAAAGAAGGAATTATCCCCTCCTGATACAAGAAACAAAGGCAAAGAGAAAGCCTTGTCCGTTGGAGACTTCAACGACAGGATGTTGCAAGATGAGAATGATAGTCACGATAGTGTTGAGAGTTGTAATAGTGCTGGTCTTTTGTCTAAAGGGAAAAAGAAGTGGATCTTTGAACACCAAGATATTGTTGAGAGTAAACGGGCCAAAAGAGATATCCATGAGAGCCCTGCTTCGTCTTCTTTTCCCAGACAGGACAGTTCTTTCATGAACTGGATATCAAACGTTGTGAAGGGTCTATCCAAATCCGATGAAGCCGATGCTCTCCCTCCTGCTCTCCCTCTTTCTCTCGTCAACACTGATACCAGAATTGGAAACTATGACCAACAGATCATTGTAAGCACAAAAGATCTGCCAGAAAGTAGGATTGCAGGGTTTCAGACGATGTTTCAGTCAATATATTGTGCAAATCCCAAGGATAACAAAAAGGGTGAATCTAATGGTGAAGAAGAGGCAGACAGGTCAAAAGAACTCGTGCAAGTTGACAATTCTCATAAGTCGTCTTCTTTATTAAAGAGGAAGTTTACAGAGTCCACATCTGAAGTTGGTGAAGCTCCTTTCAATTCAGAGAAAGCAAATATTAACATGATAAGTGGGATTGCTCACAAATCCGAACCTTTGGCGAATTTGTGGATCACTCGATTTTCTCATAAAGCTGCAAATGTTTTGACTCCTAAATTAGATCATCAAGGTCAAAGAGCAGAGAAGGAACTTGAATGTCCTCCTGATCAAA is part of the Impatiens glandulifera chromosome 1, dImpGla2.1, whole genome shotgun sequence genome and encodes:
- the LOC124920621 gene encoding uncharacterized protein LOC124920621 isoform X2 yields the protein MGENDLQPLTDLELALGASNQRIRTGSRIESGAGVNAAASRLNMTFVASDPLSEIVWSPHKGLSLKYTDSRFSDQRPHNFWDVGPSNMILSPSQRNSQRNSPSRTTYMNPIIEENITISQTREQTRFAKSHGGSTSMNPATDPSCSPQCGREYGREVGLKLCSTSEPRQELLSNSTSLSGKDKANPENSTPMVNQEFTAESGLWTLKDKIDSGKKELSPPDTRNKGKEKALSVGDFNDRMLQDENDSHDSVESCNSAGLLSKGKKKWIFEHQDIVESKRAKRDIHESPASSSFPRQDSSFMNWISNVVKGLSKSDEADALPPALPLSLVNTDTRIGNYDQQIIVSTKDLPESRIAGFQTMFQSIYCANPKDNKKGESNGEEEADRSKELVQVDNSHKSSSLLKRKFTESTSEVGEAPFNSEKANINMISGIAHKSEPLANLWITRFSHKAANVLTPKLDHQGQRAEKELECPPDQMKPIIGPPVDQLKLEQVVDNLGDDDDKFVHHFSNAPSSPKVNSEAIASIFARRLVAIKHFIPLDAEKEESAVEINSNNNTGKQPIVDSPVLINPTLDWKISSEKRESSSDERQKLVSCSGDDVLEPLRKHANVPIGVFEFIKKLRLTRMDILKWINSGKSLSKLNGYFMRVRLGKKEGEVVGGTSYQVACISGEQKECVEEGSKVSISVVVVGGVRCSVESQYISNKGFLEDELMVWWFSTVKSKNILIAKDKLQIKLEERERLGI
- the LOC124920621 gene encoding uncharacterized protein LOC124920621 isoform X1; the encoded protein is MGENDLQPLTDLELALGASNQRIRTGSRIESGAGVNAAASRLNMTFVASDPLSEIVWSPHKGLSLKYTDSRFSDQRPHNFWDVGPSNMILSPSQRNSQRNSPSRTTYMNPIIEENITISQTREQTRFAKSHGGSTSMNPATDPSCSPQCAGREYGREVGLKLCSTSEPRQELLSNSTSLSGKDKANPENSTPMVNQEFTAESGLWTLKDKIDSGKKELSPPDTRNKGKEKALSVGDFNDRMLQDENDSHDSVESCNSAGLLSKGKKKWIFEHQDIVESKRAKRDIHESPASSSFPRQDSSFMNWISNVVKGLSKSDEADALPPALPLSLVNTDTRIGNYDQQIIVSTKDLPESRIAGFQTMFQSIYCANPKDNKKGESNGEEEADRSKELVQVDNSHKSSSLLKRKFTESTSEVGEAPFNSEKANINMISGIAHKSEPLANLWITRFSHKAANVLTPKLDHQGQRAEKELECPPDQMKPIIGPPVDQLKLEQVVDNLGDDDDKFVHHFSNAPSSPKVNSEAIASIFARRLVAIKHFIPLDAEKEESAVEINSNNNTGKQPIVDSPVLINPTLDWKISSEKRESSSDERQKLVSCSGDDVLEPLRKHANVPIGVFEFIKKLRLTRMDILKWINSGKSLSKLNGYFMRVRLGKKEGEVVGGTSYQVACISGEQKECVEEGSKVSISVVVVGGVRCSVESQYISNKGFLEDELMVWWFSTVKSKNILIAKDKLQIKLEERERLGI